One window of the Chryseotalea sp. WA131a genome contains the following:
- a CDS encoding RidA family protein translates to MEKRINYSTGAKWEDIVGYSRAVQIGNQLEVSGTVATDDAGAVVGKDDFYVQTKFIIQKIEKVLKRAGFELNDVIRTRTFVTDISQWEEVGKAHGEFFKDIKPVTSMIEIKGLIDSDYLVEIEVSAMKMNS, encoded by the coding sequence ATGGAAAAACGAATCAATTACTCAACCGGTGCTAAGTGGGAGGACATTGTCGGTTATTCACGTGCCGTACAAATTGGCAATCAATTGGAGGTTTCAGGCACGGTGGCTACCGATGACGCAGGAGCAGTTGTAGGCAAAGATGATTTCTATGTTCAAACAAAATTCATCATCCAAAAAATTGAAAAGGTATTGAAGCGAGCTGGTTTCGAACTGAACGATGTCATTCGCACGCGCACATTTGTGACCGATATTTCTCAATGGGAAGAAGTAGGCAAAGCCCATGGCGAATTCTTCAAAGACATCAAACCCGTTACCTCTATGATTGAAATTAAAGGGTTGATTGATAGCGATTACTTGGTGGAGATTGAGGTGAGTGCGATGAAGATGAATTCTTAA
- the secE gene encoding preprotein translocase subunit SecE — protein MEKLKAYILESVDEIRNKVSWPKFSELQSSAILVLVASFIFALVIGFIDLGFKNALAWFYKEF, from the coding sequence ATGGAAAAACTGAAAGCATACATTCTCGAGTCAGTTGATGAAATCCGTAACAAGGTTTCATGGCCGAAATTCAGCGAGTTGCAAAGCAGCGCTATTTTGGTGTTGGTTGCTTCTTTCATTTTTGCTCTTGTAATAGGCTTTATTGACTTGGGCTTTAAAAATGCCTTGGCTTGGTTCTACAAAGAATTTTAA
- the nusG gene encoding transcription termination/antitermination factor NusG — protein MAAVVGELKWYVLRVISGQEKKIKSYLETEIERSKLTGFIPQVLIPSEKVYEMRNGKKRVRERNFFPGYVLVSADLSNGEAYHTVNNIPGVIGFLGANGSNATNKEPVALRQSEVNRILGKVDEIDQFEVKLETPFIKGESVKVMDGPFSGFTGTVEEIFEDKKKLNVMVKIFGRNTPVELNYMQVEKTE, from the coding sequence ATGGCAGCAGTTGTAGGTGAATTAAAATGGTATGTGCTGAGGGTTATCAGCGGTCAGGAAAAGAAAATAAAATCTTACCTGGAAACTGAAATCGAGCGATCGAAGCTAACGGGCTTCATTCCGCAAGTACTTATACCATCCGAGAAGGTGTATGAAATGCGCAATGGCAAGAAGAGAGTAAGAGAGAGAAACTTCTTCCCGGGCTATGTGCTGGTTTCAGCCGATTTATCTAACGGTGAGGCATACCACACGGTGAATAATATTCCGGGTGTAATTGGGTTTTTAGGTGCTAATGGTTCCAATGCTACTAATAAAGAACCGGTAGCCTTGCGCCAATCAGAGGTAAACCGAATCTTAGGTAAGGTAGACGAGATTGACCAGTTTGAAGTGAAGTTAGAGACACCATTTATAAAAGGTGAATCAGTGAAAGTGATGGATGGTCCTTTCAGCGGATTTACCGGAACGGTGGAAGAAATATTTGAAGACAAGAAGAAATTGAATGTGATGGTGAAAATTTTCGGGCGCAACACGCCTGTAGAATTGAACTACATGCAAGTTGAAAAAACAGAGTAA
- the rplK gene encoding 50S ribosomal protein L11: MAKEVIGYLKLQVKGGAANPAPPIGPALGSKGLNIMDFCKQFNARSQDKPGQVLPVLITIYNDKSFDFVIKTPPAAVLIMEAIKLQKGSKEPNRAKVGSISWDQVKKIAELKMPDLNAFKVDSAMKMIAGTARSMGVTVSGTAPWDK, from the coding sequence ATGGCAAAGGAAGTAATTGGTTATTTAAAATTGCAGGTTAAAGGTGGCGCAGCAAATCCTGCTCCTCCTATCGGTCCTGCCTTAGGTTCAAAAGGCTTGAACATCATGGACTTTTGCAAGCAGTTCAACGCGCGCTCGCAAGACAAACCTGGTCAAGTGCTTCCCGTGCTGATCACGATTTATAATGACAAATCATTTGACTTTGTTATTAAAACCCCACCAGCGGCCGTTTTGATTATGGAGGCCATCAAATTACAAAAAGGATCTAAAGAGCCTAACCGTGCAAAAGTGGGTTCTATCTCTTGGGATCAAGTGAAAAAAATTGCTGAACTAAAAATGCCCGACCTGAACGCATTTAAAGTTGACTCCGCTATGAAAATGATTGCGGGAACAGCTCGCAGCATGGGAGTAACAGTAAGCGGAACAGCTCCTTGGGATAAATAA
- a CDS encoding 50S ribosomal protein L1 — protein MAREPKNRKAVAAKYNADKVYTLEEASKVVKEITFTKFDASVDLDIRLGIDPKKSDQMVRGVVSLPHGLGKVVRVLVLCSPDKAQEAKDAGAEHVGLDDYIQKIEAGWTDIDVIITMPTVMAKVGRLGKVLGPRGLMPNPKSGTVTLEVGKAVKDVKAGKVDFKIDKQGIIHASIGKASFSADKIKDNAAELINAVVKLKPSSSKGTYLRSISLSSTMSPGIKVDSNSI, from the coding sequence ATGGCAAGGGAACCAAAAAATAGAAAAGCAGTAGCTGCTAAGTATAATGCAGATAAGGTTTACACGTTAGAAGAAGCTTCTAAAGTGGTAAAGGAAATTACCTTCACAAAGTTTGATGCTTCAGTGGATTTAGATATTCGGTTGGGCATCGATCCTAAAAAATCTGACCAAATGGTGCGTGGAGTAGTTTCATTGCCGCATGGTCTTGGAAAAGTAGTTCGTGTATTGGTGCTATGCTCGCCTGACAAGGCTCAAGAAGCAAAAGATGCCGGTGCCGAGCACGTAGGGTTAGATGATTATATCCAAAAGATTGAGGCCGGTTGGACCGATATCGATGTGATTATCACCATGCCAACGGTAATGGCAAAAGTAGGTAGGTTAGGTAAAGTATTGGGCCCACGAGGTTTAATGCCCAACCCCAAGTCGGGTACCGTAACCCTTGAAGTAGGAAAAGCAGTAAAGGATGTGAAGGCGGGTAAAGTTGACTTCAAGATTGACAAACAAGGAATCATTCATGCTAGTATAGGTAAGGCTTCCTTCAGCGCAGATAAAATCAAAGACAATGCTGCTGAACTTATCAATGCGGTAGTTAAGTTGAAACCCTCCTCTTCAAAAGGAACTTACCTTAGAAGTATTTCTCTATCTTCTACGATGAGCCCGGGTATCAAAGTTGATTCAAACTCAATTTAA
- a CDS encoding 50S ribosomal protein L10, translating into MTKEEKGLVIEELAEKFSQHNHFYITDASGLTVAQINAFRRLCFNAGVEYRVYKNTLIRKALEKQKGNYEELYKVLHGFSGVIFSKESGNAPARVIKEYRKKMEGRPALKGASIEATVFVGDEHLDTLVELKSKNELIGEVISLLQSPAKNVLSALLSGKQTVAGLVKALEERKK; encoded by the coding sequence ATGACCAAAGAAGAAAAGGGACTCGTTATCGAAGAGTTGGCAGAGAAGTTTTCTCAGCACAACCACTTCTATATTACAGATGCCTCTGGCCTTACAGTGGCGCAGATCAATGCCTTCCGTAGGTTGTGTTTCAATGCAGGCGTAGAATATCGCGTCTATAAAAACACACTTATCCGCAAAGCACTTGAAAAGCAAAAAGGCAATTACGAAGAACTCTACAAAGTTCTTCACGGATTTTCAGGTGTAATTTTCTCAAAAGAGTCGGGCAATGCTCCTGCACGCGTAATTAAGGAGTATCGCAAAAAGATGGAAGGCCGCCCCGCACTAAAGGGTGCTTCTATTGAAGCGACTGTTTTTGTAGGCGATGAACACTTGGATACATTGGTTGAGTTGAAGTCTAAAAACGAACTCATCGGTGAAGTTATTTCATTGCTGCAATCTCCTGCCAAGAATGTTTTGTCTGCTCTTTTGAGCGGCAAACAAACCGTAGCAGGCTTGGTGAAAGCATTGGAGGAAAGAAAAAAATAA